In a genomic window of bacterium:
- a CDS encoding VOC family protein, with amino-acid sequence MENPRLPEFDEHSPLRPARFGHLVLRSGQYDEMVAFYKTFLNAEPLYETNNVVFLTYDDEHHRILIARMPNAKPQDPEAAGLAHFAYLYDSLDDLMTAYARLRDEGLTPAYCVDHGFQFSFYYKDPDGNEVEIGCDNFATRDEMNAWFDEGHFAKNVFGHMFDPEEVYARHAAGASPAEIFAFTYQGEISEGAKQMSEKG; translated from the coding sequence ATGGAGAACCCCCGCCTTCCCGAGTTCGACGAGCACTCGCCCCTTCGGCCCGCGCGCTTCGGGCATCTCGTCCTCCGGAGCGGCCAGTACGACGAGATGGTCGCCTTCTACAAGACCTTCCTGAACGCCGAGCCGCTCTACGAGACGAACAACGTCGTCTTCCTGACGTACGACGACGAGCACCACCGGATCCTGATCGCCCGCATGCCGAACGCGAAGCCCCAGGATCCGGAAGCCGCGGGCCTCGCCCACTTCGCCTACCTCTACGACTCTCTCGACGACCTGATGACCGCGTACGCACGCCTGCGTGACGAGGGTCTGACCCCGGCCTACTGCGTCGACCACGGCTTCCAGTTCTCGTTCTACTACAAGGATCCGGACGGGAACGAGGTCGAGATCGGCTGCGACAACTTCGCGACCCGCGACGAGATGAACGCGTGGTTCGACGAGGGCCACTTCGCGAAGAACGTCTTCGGTCACATGTTCGATCCCGAGGAGGTCTACGCGCGACACGCCGCCGGCGCGTCGCCGGCGGAGATCTTCGCGTTCACCTACCAGGGTGAGATCTCCGAAGGCGCGAAGCAGATGAGCGAGAAGGGATGA
- a CDS encoding carboxymuconolactone decarboxylase family protein, whose translation MSAPRLTPLRPEELDPSQRALYDAIVESPRGQGPLRPMTLREDGSLCGPFDAFLRSPEPGLLFERLGMAMREDVVISPAAREVTILVVGQAWGAEFEWWAHTMLARRAGVPQEEIDAIGHGRRPAFADPGVGAAHDVAVELVHGRRVEEATLERAREALGERGLVEVVTLVGFYQLISGVLTAFEPPPPDGDLEVVGPPTSGARHGWT comes from the coding sequence ATGAGCGCGCCGCGCCTGACCCCACTCCGGCCGGAGGAGCTCGATCCGTCGCAGCGTGCGCTCTACGACGCGATCGTCGAGAGTCCGCGCGGCCAGGGGCCGCTCCGTCCGATGACGCTGCGCGAAGACGGATCTCTGTGCGGTCCCTTCGACGCTTTCCTGCGCAGCCCGGAGCCGGGCCTGCTGTTCGAGCGGCTGGGCATGGCGATGCGCGAGGACGTCGTGATCTCGCCCGCCGCCCGCGAGGTCACGATCCTGGTCGTCGGCCAGGCCTGGGGCGCCGAGTTCGAGTGGTGGGCGCATACGATGCTCGCGAGGCGCGCCGGAGTCCCGCAAGAAGAGATCGACGCGATCGGGCACGGACGGCGACCGGCGTTCGCGGACCCGGGCGTCGGCGCGGCCCACGACGTCGCCGTCGAGCTCGTGCACGGACGCCGGGTCGAGGAGGCCACCCTCGAGCGGGCGCGCGAAGCCCTCGGCGAACGCGGCCTCGTCGAGGTCGTGACTCTCGTCGGTTTCTACCAGCTGATCTCGGGCGTGCTGACCGCGTTCGAGCCCCCGCCGCCGGACGGCGACCTCGAGGTCGTCGGTCCGCCTACGAGTGGAGCACGCCACGGATGGACCTGA
- a CDS encoding glutathione S-transferase family protein, which yields MSVRHVTVCGNDHSPWVQAVLLGLHDRGVPFTLITVPPLRVFLDAGVLMPAAKIDDAPWMHDSAAILAEVGYSGVPEAEARELSRLFLSSALRRTDSAWTYWSHFSLARDGHPNALRRHWNHFWRAFSIFYFFLLIKVAGPRLGPEDPETGLQAMRSLQDRLETSGDFLGGATPDTADLQLFGLVQMFSSIPVPERAMLQEDSSLERLRVWVRAMQQRFADYDHLYSATDHAPRRPAPPTTTVSERIAFWLGGATMFLAFPITIPLVVVYVARVRQITRRRMATAQA from the coding sequence GTGTCCGTCCGGCACGTCACCGTCTGCGGCAACGACCACTCGCCCTGGGTCCAGGCCGTGCTGCTCGGCCTCCACGATCGCGGCGTTCCCTTCACCCTGATCACCGTCCCGCCGCTCCGGGTCTTTCTCGATGCGGGCGTGCTCATGCCGGCGGCGAAGATCGACGACGCGCCCTGGATGCACGACTCGGCCGCGATCCTCGCCGAGGTCGGATACTCGGGCGTGCCCGAGGCGGAGGCCCGCGAGCTCTCGCGACTCTTCCTGAGCAGCGCGCTCCGGCGGACCGACTCCGCCTGGACCTACTGGTCGCACTTCAGTCTCGCACGCGATGGACATCCCAACGCGCTCCGACGCCACTGGAACCACTTCTGGCGGGCGTTCTCGATCTTCTACTTCTTCCTGCTGATCAAGGTCGCGGGCCCGAGGCTCGGCCCCGAGGACCCGGAGACCGGGCTGCAGGCGATGCGCTCGCTCCAGGACCGACTCGAGACGTCCGGCGACTTCCTGGGCGGGGCGACGCCGGACACGGCGGACCTCCAGCTCTTCGGCCTCGTCCAGATGTTCTCGTCGATCCCGGTCCCCGAGCGCGCGATGCTCCAGGAGGATTCCTCGCTCGAACGGCTGCGCGTCTGGGTCCGGGCGATGCAGCAGCGCTTCGCCGACTACGACCACCTCTACAGCGCGACGGATCACGCGCCAAGGCGCCCCGCCCCACCGACGACGACCGTGAGCGAACGGATCGCGTTCTGGCTGGGAGGGGCGACGATGTTCCTCGCGTTCCCGATCACGATCCCGCTCGTCGTCGTCTACGTCGCCCGCGTCCGACAGATCACGCGACGCCGGATGGCGACGGCCCAGGCCTGA
- a CDS encoding DUF1993 domain-containing protein has protein sequence MSISFYDASVGSYLQILEGTAGILELGKTHAEENGLDLQEIVMKRMREDMMPFHFQVVSTAHHSWGAIQAIQKGAFSPPSFELDKDYAGLQALIEEARNGLAGLDRADVDALADGNLIFKLGKNEIPFTARNFVLSFSLPNFYFHATTTYDILRMAGAPLGKMAFIGPMKAGV, from the coding sequence ATGTCCATCTCGTTCTACGACGCGAGCGTCGGCAGCTACCTCCAGATCCTCGAAGGCACCGCCGGCATCCTCGAGCTCGGCAAGACCCACGCCGAGGAGAACGGACTCGATCTCCAGGAGATCGTGATGAAGCGGATGCGGGAGGACATGATGCCCTTCCACTTCCAGGTCGTATCGACCGCGCACCACTCCTGGGGCGCGATCCAGGCGATCCAGAAGGGAGCGTTCTCGCCGCCCTCCTTCGAGCTCGACAAGGACTACGCCGGGCTCCAGGCGCTGATCGAGGAAGCACGGAACGGCCTCGCCGGACTCGATCGCGCCGACGTCGACGCCCTCGCCGACGGCAACCTGATCTTCAAGCTCGGCAAGAACGAGATCCCCTTCACCGCCCGGAACTTCGTCCTCTCGTTCTCGCTCCCGAACTTCTACTTCCACGCGACGACGACCTACGACATCCTGCGGATGGCGGGCGCACCGCTCGGAAAGATGGCGTTCATCGGCCCGATGAAGGCCGGGGTCTGA
- a CDS encoding TetR/AcrR family transcriptional regulator, whose protein sequence is MNQRAQQRAETRARIVEAAAECFAERGFRAASTREIAARAGVNQGLITYHFKSKDELWRAAAEYFFGFIRSMIRERAAVLEALGEEERAREAVRDFVRFAAAHPEFFRFMLEAGKHDDERLQWLVDHQLRPVYATIPGLSRFEDAVRTHAQYSLIGAASMIFAVAPEVQRLTGLDPSKPEAVEAHADFVARLLVP, encoded by the coding sequence ATGAACCAGCGAGCCCAGCAACGAGCGGAGACCCGGGCGCGGATCGTCGAGGCGGCCGCCGAGTGCTTCGCCGAGCGCGGCTTCCGCGCGGCGAGCACCCGCGAGATCGCCGCCCGCGCCGGCGTCAACCAGGGGCTCATCACCTATCACTTCAAGAGCAAGGACGAGCTCTGGCGAGCGGCGGCCGAGTACTTCTTCGGCTTCATCCGATCGATGATTCGGGAGCGAGCCGCGGTGCTCGAAGCCCTCGGCGAAGAGGAGAGGGCGCGGGAGGCGGTGCGGGACTTCGTGCGCTTCGCGGCTGCCCACCCGGAGTTCTTTCGCTTCATGCTCGAGGCCGGCAAGCACGACGACGAACGTCTGCAGTGGCTGGTCGATCACCAGCTGCGCCCGGTCTACGCGACGATCCCGGGGCTTTCGCGCTTCGAGGACGCGGTGCGCACGCACGCCCAGTACTCGTTGATCGGGGCGGCCTCGATGATCTTCGCGGTGGCCCCCGAGGTCCAGCGCCTGACGGGGCTCGATCCGTCCAAGCCGGAGGCGGTCGAGGCCCACGCCGACTTCGTCGCCCGGCTCCTCGTTCCCTAG
- a CDS encoding nitroreductase family protein: MDLKEVMKTTFAAREFTDDPVDDATLHRILDVARFAPSGGNRQPWKVVVVKDPEKRKKVAEAGAPTFRRYLAQLVAGENPWNTIVPTKLTPEQIENGPDPSGYLAGVVSAPAVLVIFADLRVIASFDSTQDRIGVISGASIYPFVWNILLAARNEGLGGTLTTLVGSADADVQALFGMADHMVPAALLPIGVPVKQLTKLKRHAVAEIATIDHADGAPLGG, encoded by the coding sequence ATGGACCTGAAAGAAGTGATGAAGACGACCTTCGCGGCCCGCGAGTTCACGGACGATCCGGTCGACGATGCGACGCTCCACCGGATCCTCGACGTCGCCCGGTTCGCACCGAGCGGTGGCAATCGTCAGCCGTGGAAGGTCGTCGTCGTGAAGGATCCGGAGAAGCGGAAGAAGGTCGCAGAAGCCGGGGCGCCGACCTTCCGGCGCTACCTGGCCCAGCTCGTCGCCGGGGAGAACCCCTGGAACACGATCGTGCCGACGAAGCTCACGCCGGAGCAGATCGAGAACGGTCCGGACCCGTCCGGCTACCTCGCCGGGGTCGTGTCCGCGCCGGCGGTCCTCGTGATCTTCGCCGACCTCCGCGTGATCGCCTCCTTCGACTCGACCCAGGACCGCATCGGGGTCATCTCCGGTGCCTCGATCTACCCCTTCGTCTGGAACATCCTGCTCGCGGCCCGGAACGAGGGTCTCGGCGGAACGCTCACGACCCTCGTCGGGAGCGCGGATGCGGACGTGCAGGCGCTCTTCGGGATGGCCGACCACATGGTCCCCGCGGCGCTGCTTCCGATCGGGGTTCCGGTCAAGCAGCTGACGAAGCTCAAACGGCACGCGGTCGCCGAGATCGCGACGATCGACCACGCGGACGGCGCGCCCCTCGGCGGGTGA